GACCTGGCCCACCGGCTCGAACCCCACGGCGCGCAGGGCGGCGAACTCACCGGTGGACAGCGCCGAGGACCACGTCCCGCTGCTCCGCACCTCCGCGATGCGCGCGGCCGCCGCCGGGGGCAGCCCAGCCCCCGTCCATTCCCCGCTCATGGACACCAACTTCCCCCTTCGTGCCCTGCCCAAAGGCGTAGCCGCTCGAGTCTATGCCCGGCCTCCCGGCGCACCCAGGGTAAGTGGGGCGACGCACGCGAGCAGCCGGTGAAGTCGACGAAGGGGCCGTGTGACGGCTCCGCGCCCATGGACCGCTTCATCATCGTCCACCGGTGCGACGACCGCTGATCGCACGGGCGTCGCAGGAGCTGGGCACCGCCTCAGTGCAGGGGATGCGGCGCCAGCACCGTCAGCCAGAGCAGGACGATGGTCCCGGCGCCCATCAACGGCGTCAGTATCTCGGTCTCCAGCTTGTTGCCACTGCTCTTGATCAACACGATCTCGTAGCGGGTCTTCAGCGGCCACAGCCATGGGGCGCCCTGCTTGGTGATGGAGTCACCGAGCAGGTGAGCCAGGCAGCCCAGACCGACCACGTAGGGCAGCCAAACCGGCGCGGAGGGGATGAACTTGGCGATCGCTGCGGTTCCCAGCGCCGCCATCGCCACGATGGTGCCCCAGGCATGGAAACCGTGGCCGGGCGGGCAGAGATTGAGCGCGCGTACAGCCATCGCCAGCAGGAAGAAGCACATCCCGAGCGTGAACGGCCTGCCCAGATAGGCGATTCCGGCCCAGGTACCCACGGTCATGAGGGCGATGAAGAAGAGCGAGTGCGTGGCATGGCGGTGACCACCGGAGATCCAGGCGACGAACCGGCACAGCGTCCGGGAGACCGGACCGAGGAAGTTCGCGATCGTGCCGTCGTGGTGGTCGAGGTCGGGTAGCAGTGCGGCGCCCGCGCACAGCACCGTGCCCATCAGGATCTCCTGGGGCTGCAGTTGCGTGTGGAACAGCACGGGCGGAAGGTACGGAGCGGTGCCGGCGAACAGCAGCGCGCCGCTCACGGCATGCGAATGACCCATCATGATGAGGTGGTTCTCCCCCGATCAGGCGCCGTCCCAGCGGCGCGTCATGTCCGAGCATTACAGGTGTACTTCGTCCGAGGCGCACATATG
The genomic region above belongs to Streptomyces sp. CG1 and contains:
- a CDS encoding metal-dependent hydrolase, with protein sequence MMGHSHAVSGALLFAGTAPYLPPVLFHTQLQPQEILMGTVLCAGAALLPDLDHHDGTIANFLGPVSRTLCRFVAWISGGHRHATHSLFFIALMTVGTWAGIAYLGRPFTLGMCFFLLAMAVRALNLCPPGHGFHAWGTIVAMAALGTAAIAKFIPSAPVWLPYVVGLGCLAHLLGDSITKQGAPWLWPLKTRYEIVLIKSSGNKLETEILTPLMGAGTIVLLWLTVLAPHPLH